A single Paraburkholderia sp. D15 DNA region contains:
- a CDS encoding ABC transporter substrate-binding protein, which yields MNAICQIARAVCLCATLTLASVGANASSLTVTHWGDGMYGVPFAVALDKGYFKEEKVDVTGFITSEGGGTSIRNAMASEIPYGEVALPAAIAAVKQGVDLTIVHGGVQSLGDLVWVELKNGSITNIKQMKGKTIGYSSPKSTTDMISTIALDRVGLLGQVQRKPVGSSSGMLTSLQQGAVDVAYMTEPSYSAKKDGLRIAFRSNDVVPNETQTVGIVRTDYLKAHPEVIRGIIAARRKAVIYMATHRAEAAQILAKEYKMDPAVAASAINNVLDADPKYWSEGGFDYKSMDEVLKGLVLVKAIPEGPFDWPKIVDESMLPADLRSKK from the coding sequence ATGAACGCGATTTGCCAGATCGCGCGGGCGGTGTGCCTGTGCGCGACGCTGACGCTTGCGAGCGTCGGCGCCAACGCCAGTTCGTTGACGGTGACGCACTGGGGTGACGGAATGTACGGCGTGCCGTTCGCGGTCGCGCTGGACAAGGGGTACTTCAAGGAAGAGAAAGTCGACGTGACCGGCTTTATCACCTCGGAAGGCGGCGGCACCAGCATCCGCAATGCAATGGCGTCGGAGATTCCCTACGGTGAGGTGGCCTTGCCCGCCGCCATCGCGGCGGTGAAGCAGGGCGTCGATCTGACCATCGTGCACGGCGGCGTGCAAAGTCTTGGCGACCTGGTGTGGGTCGAATTGAAGAACGGCTCGATCACCAACATCAAGCAGATGAAGGGCAAGACGATCGGCTACAGCAGTCCCAAATCGACCACCGACATGATCTCGACGATCGCACTCGATCGCGTCGGTCTGCTCGGCCAGGTGCAACGCAAGCCGGTCGGCAGTTCGAGCGGCATGCTCACGTCGCTGCAACAGGGCGCGGTGGATGTCGCCTACATGACCGAGCCGTCGTACAGCGCGAAGAAGGACGGTCTGCGAATCGCATTCCGTTCGAACGACGTGGTGCCGAACGAAACGCAAACGGTGGGGATTGTCCGCACCGATTATCTGAAGGCGCACCCAGAAGTGATTCGCGGCATCATCGCGGCGCGCCGCAAGGCGGTGATCTACATGGCGACGCATCGCGCCGAAGCCGCGCAGATTCTCGCGAAGGAGTACAAGATGGACCCGGCGGTCGCCGCCTCGGCCATCAACAACGTGCTCGACGCTGATCCGAAGTACTGGAGCGAAGGCGGCTTCGACTACAAAAGCATGGACGAAGTCCTGAAAGGTCTGGTGCTGGTGAAAGCCATTCCCGAAGGTCCGTTCGACTGGCCGAAGATCGTCGACGAATCGATGTTGCCGGCCGATCTGCGCAGCAAGAAGTGA
- a CDS encoding ABC transporter ATP-binding protein, which yields MSALSRHKPNISVVAPSTLSPDGKRIEATLTDVTRIYPGVDGKPPFHALGPVSLELRAGEFFSVVGPSGCGKSTLLDVLAGLNPASGGTVTFEGKPVGAQVPDGVAVVFQEDASFPWLNVFDNAAFAARQAGVAETEVRERVEHALSFMGLKKFASAYPAQLSGGMRQRVCIARAMVVRPRLLLLDEPFGALDQQTRLLMGDETLKLWRDTGATVLLITHSIDEAVLLSDRIGVMSACPGRFIATIETGWPRLRDSTTALDARFGELTAQVWGLLREEALKALGSQA from the coding sequence ATGAGCGCGTTATCCCGCCATAAGCCCAACATCTCGGTGGTCGCGCCGAGTACGCTGTCGCCCGACGGCAAGCGCATCGAAGCCACGCTGACCGACGTCACGCGCATCTATCCGGGCGTCGACGGCAAGCCGCCGTTTCACGCACTCGGTCCCGTGAGCCTCGAATTGCGGGCCGGTGAATTCTTCTCCGTGGTGGGGCCGTCGGGTTGCGGGAAGTCCACCCTGCTCGACGTGCTGGCCGGTTTGAATCCGGCGAGCGGCGGCACGGTGACGTTTGAAGGCAAACCCGTCGGCGCGCAGGTGCCCGATGGCGTGGCCGTCGTGTTTCAGGAAGACGCGAGTTTTCCGTGGCTCAACGTGTTCGACAATGCGGCGTTCGCCGCGCGCCAGGCCGGTGTCGCCGAAACGGAAGTGCGCGAACGCGTCGAACACGCGCTGTCGTTCATGGGCCTGAAGAAGTTTGCGAGCGCGTATCCGGCGCAGCTGTCGGGCGGCATGCGTCAGCGGGTCTGCATCGCGCGCGCGATGGTGGTGCGGCCACGCTTGCTGTTGCTCGACGAGCCGTTCGGCGCCCTCGATCAGCAAACCCGTCTGCTGATGGGCGACGAAACGCTGAAGCTGTGGCGCGACACCGGCGCGACCGTGCTGCTGATCACCCACTCGATCGACGAAGCCGTGCTGCTATCCGATCGCATCGGCGTGATGTCCGCGTGTCCGGGCCGTTTCATCGCGACGATCGAAACCGGTTGGCCGCGCCTGCGCGACAGTACGACCGCGCTCGACGCGCGCTTCGGCGAATTGACCGCCCAGGTGTGGGGCCTGCTGCGCGAGGAAGCGCTCAAGGCACTCGGGAGCCAGGCGTGA
- a CDS encoding ABC transporter permease subunit — translation MKPALRWRLGLIVGLIVVLEIASRMAWINPVSFIPPSRMIVSAAELLWSGQYTTDILQTLGSALLAVALAVVAGFAGGVLLFRLPRVRRVLDPLLLSYYAVPVFVLYPILIVLLGLNRWPLVGIGFVFAVVAMAVNTLNGLERVPRVMLRTARVCRLNTFDEIRLITLPASLPFVFTGIKLTVVYAFIAVVAGEFVLSGSGFGYQIAFAYNNFDNPTMYGLMVLMLLFVGTLNALLRTAEARLYRRIRREAA, via the coding sequence GTGAAACCCGCCCTTCGCTGGCGGCTCGGCTTGATCGTCGGGCTGATCGTGGTGCTGGAGATAGCGAGCCGGATGGCGTGGATCAACCCGGTGTCGTTCATTCCACCATCGCGCATGATCGTGAGCGCCGCCGAATTGTTGTGGTCGGGCCAGTACACCACCGACATTCTGCAAACGCTCGGCAGCGCATTGCTGGCGGTGGCGCTCGCGGTCGTGGCGGGTTTTGCCGGCGGCGTGCTGCTCTTCAGACTGCCGCGCGTGCGTCGCGTGCTCGATCCGCTGCTGCTGTCGTACTACGCGGTGCCGGTGTTCGTGCTCTATCCGATCCTGATCGTGCTGCTTGGGCTGAATCGCTGGCCGCTGGTGGGCATCGGCTTCGTGTTCGCCGTCGTGGCAATGGCGGTGAATACGCTCAACGGTCTCGAGCGCGTACCGCGCGTGATGTTGCGCACGGCCCGCGTGTGCCGGCTGAATACCTTCGACGAAATCCGTCTGATCACGTTGCCGGCGAGTCTGCCGTTCGTCTTCACCGGTATCAAGCTGACGGTGGTGTACGCATTCATCGCGGTGGTGGCGGGCGAATTCGTCCTGTCGGGTTCAGGCTTCGGCTATCAGATCGCGTTCGCGTATAACAACTTCGATAACCCGACCATGTACGGCCTGATGGTGCTGATGCTGCTGTTCGTCGGCACGCTCAACGCGCTGCTGCGCACGGCCGAAGCGCGTCTCTACCGGCGCATTCGCAGGGAGGCCGCATGA
- a CDS encoding ABC transporter permease, which translates to MSTIVVAHTEKPRHARRWVDGVVLLIVLAALWQIASELLGPDVLTTPWRTLIRAVHIASDPDFPASLYVTAFAFGSAFLISAVCGVCAGMLLGVRKLPGDVMEPLMMGFYSIPKVTLYPVVLLAFGLGLWAKIVFGVMHGIVPITLFTMNAVRNMPPIYSRAARTYRLNPGAFARHILFPACVPEVVAGLRIGFSLTLLGTLIGEMFASQSGIGHMLMIAMNRSETSTIMALALMLFVFATLVNLLLLAWQRRLTHSN; encoded by the coding sequence ATGAGTACGATCGTCGTTGCGCATACGGAAAAACCGCGCCACGCGCGCCGCTGGGTCGACGGCGTGGTGCTGCTGATCGTGCTCGCCGCGCTGTGGCAGATTGCCAGCGAATTGCTCGGCCCGGATGTACTCACCACGCCGTGGCGCACGCTGATCCGCGCGGTGCATATCGCGAGCGATCCGGATTTTCCGGCGAGTCTGTACGTGACCGCGTTCGCGTTCGGGTCGGCGTTCCTGATCTCGGCCGTGTGCGGCGTATGCGCCGGCATGCTGCTCGGCGTGCGCAAGTTGCCCGGCGACGTGATGGAGCCGCTGATGATGGGCTTCTACTCCATTCCGAAGGTCACGCTCTACCCGGTCGTCCTGCTCGCGTTCGGCTTGGGCCTGTGGGCCAAGATCGTGTTCGGCGTGATGCACGGCATCGTGCCGATCACGTTGTTCACGATGAACGCGGTGCGCAACATGCCGCCCATCTATTCGCGCGCGGCCCGCACCTACCGCTTGAATCCGGGCGCTTTCGCGCGGCACATCCTGTTTCCCGCGTGCGTGCCGGAAGTGGTCGCGGGATTGCGGATCGGTTTTTCATTGACCTTGCTCGGCACGTTGATCGGCGAAATGTTCGCGTCGCAAAGCGGCATCGGCCACATGCTGATGATCGCGATGAACCGCAGCGAGACCAGCACGATCATGGCGCTCGCGCTGATGCTCTTCGTCTTCGCGACGCTCGTCAATCTGCTGCTGCTCGCGTGGCAACGGCGACTCACACACAGCAACTGA
- a CDS encoding isocitrate lyase/PEP mutase family protein has protein sequence MSTSAKLKTILQSGRFVVAPGVFDMFSARVADRLPFEALYMTGYGVSGSYLGVADAGLVSYADMVGRARQIAEGIGKPLIADADTGFGGLLNVRHTVRGYEAAGVQAIQMEDQVMPKKCGHTQGRQVVPLDEMLKKIDVAREARRSDDMLIIARTDSRTTLGLDEAIRRGRAFAKAGADIVFVESPESAEEFERIGGELGDCGAWLFANMVPTGRSPVVASSQLKAWGFSIAIYPSIGMAAATAALDSAYRHLLEHGDSLDLQVPSFTMDQLHELVGFPEVWAFEKRHAQSGEAAS, from the coding sequence ATGAGCACATCCGCGAAACTGAAGACGATTCTCCAAAGCGGACGCTTCGTCGTCGCGCCCGGCGTGTTCGACATGTTCTCGGCGCGCGTGGCCGACCGGCTGCCGTTCGAGGCGCTGTACATGACCGGCTACGGCGTGTCGGGTTCGTATCTGGGCGTCGCCGATGCGGGGCTGGTCAGCTACGCCGACATGGTCGGACGTGCGCGGCAAATCGCCGAGGGTATCGGCAAGCCGTTGATCGCGGATGCGGACACCGGTTTCGGCGGCCTGCTCAATGTGCGTCATACCGTACGCGGTTACGAGGCCGCCGGCGTGCAGGCGATCCAGATGGAAGACCAGGTGATGCCGAAAAAATGCGGCCACACGCAAGGGCGCCAGGTCGTTCCGCTGGACGAGATGCTGAAGAAAATCGACGTGGCGCGGGAAGCGCGCCGCAGCGACGACATGCTGATCATCGCGCGCACCGATTCGCGCACCACGCTTGGCCTCGACGAAGCGATCCGGCGCGGCAGGGCGTTTGCGAAAGCGGGCGCGGACATCGTGTTCGTCGAATCGCCCGAAAGCGCGGAAGAGTTCGAGCGGATCGGCGGCGAGCTTGGCGATTGCGGCGCGTGGCTGTTCGCCAACATGGTGCCCACGGGACGCTCGCCGGTCGTGGCGAGCAGCCAGTTGAAGGCGTGGGGCTTCAGCATCGCGATCTATCCGTCGATCGGCATGGCGGCTGCCACCGCCGCGCTGGATAGCGCGTACCGTCATCTGCTTGAACACGGCGATTCGCTGGACTTGCAGGTGCCGTCGTTCACGATGGACCAGCTGCACGAACTCGTCGGCTTTCCCGAGGTGTGGGCCTTCGAGAAACGTCATGCGCAAAGCGGCGAGGCCGCATCATGA
- the leuC gene encoding 3-isopropylmalate dehydratase large subunit: MNAPRTLFDKLWDSHAIASLAGGVDLLQVDRNLMHELTGVEAIRVLEARGLPVDQPALTFATLDHVISTQPGRRAGDAGWSTTMVDALREQTARYAIPLFDIGAQGQQGIVHVIGPELGLSLPGTLIVCADSHTCTHGALGTLAFGIGSTELVHVLATQTVRQKKPRTMRIRFDGSVAEGVTAKDMILYVIGALGASAGTGYAVEFAGPAVQALSMEARLTLCDLTIELGAKFGLIAPDQVTFDYLRGRPYAPQGADFDAAVSDWRGLPSDAGAQFDHEVEIDASAIAVQVTWGTSPEHVIAIDAAVPDPVSESDPARREALQRALDYMGVHAGQHLEELAVDRVFIGSCTNSRIEDLQAAARVVAGHHVADGVTAWVVPGSLSVAREAEAQGLAQVFRAAGFEWREPGCSMCVGANGDVVGRGERCVSTSNRNFVGRQGPGARTHLASPAVAAASALAGHIAAPSSVSAGAVR, encoded by the coding sequence ATGAACGCGCCGCGCACGCTGTTCGACAAGCTGTGGGACAGCCATGCGATTGCGTCTCTCGCCGGTGGCGTCGATCTGCTGCAGGTGGATCGCAACCTGATGCACGAGTTGACCGGCGTCGAGGCGATCCGGGTGCTCGAAGCACGCGGCCTGCCTGTCGATCAGCCGGCCTTGACCTTCGCGACGCTCGATCACGTGATCTCCACGCAACCCGGCCGCCGCGCGGGCGACGCCGGCTGGAGCACGACGATGGTCGACGCATTGCGTGAACAGACCGCGCGCTACGCGATTCCGCTGTTCGATATCGGCGCGCAGGGGCAGCAGGGCATCGTGCATGTGATCGGGCCGGAGTTGGGTTTGTCGCTACCGGGCACGCTGATCGTCTGCGCGGATAGCCACACGTGCACGCACGGCGCGCTGGGTACGCTCGCGTTCGGCATCGGCTCGACGGAACTGGTCCATGTGCTGGCGACGCAGACGGTGCGGCAGAAAAAGCCGCGCACGATGCGGATTCGTTTCGACGGCAGCGTGGCCGAAGGCGTCACCGCGAAAGACATGATTCTGTATGTGATCGGTGCGCTGGGGGCGAGCGCGGGCACCGGTTACGCGGTCGAGTTTGCCGGCCCGGCGGTGCAGGCGTTGTCGATGGAAGCGCGTTTGACGCTGTGCGATCTGACGATCGAACTCGGCGCCAAATTCGGCCTGATCGCGCCGGACCAGGTGACGTTCGATTATCTGCGTGGCCGTCCGTACGCACCCCAAGGGGCCGACTTCGATGCCGCGGTGAGCGATTGGCGTGGCTTACCGAGCGACGCGGGCGCGCAGTTCGACCACGAGGTCGAGATCGACGCATCGGCGATCGCGGTGCAGGTGACGTGGGGCACGAGCCCCGAGCACGTCATCGCCATCGATGCCGCCGTGCCGGACCCCGTCAGCGAATCCGACCCCGCCCGTCGCGAAGCACTGCAGCGCGCGCTCGATTACATGGGCGTGCACGCGGGGCAGCATCTGGAAGAACTGGCCGTCGACCGCGTATTCATCGGCTCGTGCACGAACAGCCGTATCGAAGATCTGCAGGCGGCCGCGCGCGTGGTGGCCGGCCATCATGTCGCCGATGGCGTGACCGCGTGGGTGGTGCCGGGTTCGTTGAGCGTCGCGCGCGAAGCCGAGGCGCAGGGACTCGCGCAGGTGTTTCGCGCGGCGGGTTTCGAATGGCGCGAACCCGGCTGTTCGATGTGCGTCGGCGCGAACGGCGACGTGGTGGGGCGCGGCGAGCGTTGCGTGTCGACGTCGAACCGCAACTTCGTCGGCCGGCAGGGCCCCGGCGCGCGCACGCATCTGGCTAGTCCAGCCGTCGCGGCGGCGAGTGCGCTCGCCGGTCATATCGCCGCGCCATCGAGCGTGAGTGCGGGAGCCGTGCGATGA
- the leuD gene encoding 3-isopropylmalate dehydratase small subunit codes for MKPFTVVKGPAAPLLRNNVDTDLIIRIERISQLVRGQLEPWLFETLRYRNGGPEEGERDDFVLNRPAFRHASILLGGANFGCGSSREMAVWALEEFGIRCVIAPSFGDIFFNNCLQNGLLPVRLDAASIDTLAAVAANGVPLEVDLRALEIRASGLAPVSFDFDPSRRAVLLEGLDEVDQTLRLADEIAAFRREDRARRAWAYLPR; via the coding sequence ATGAAACCGTTCACCGTCGTCAAGGGGCCGGCCGCGCCGCTGCTGCGCAATAACGTCGACACCGATCTGATCATCCGCATCGAACGGATTTCGCAACTCGTGCGCGGTCAACTCGAGCCGTGGCTGTTCGAGACACTGCGCTATCGCAATGGGGGTCCCGAAGAGGGCGAGCGTGACGATTTCGTGTTGAACCGGCCGGCGTTTCGTCATGCGTCGATTCTGCTCGGCGGCGCCAATTTCGGTTGCGGCAGTTCACGCGAAATGGCCGTGTGGGCGCTGGAAGAGTTCGGCATTCGCTGCGTGATCGCACCGTCTTTCGGCGACATCTTCTTCAACAATTGTCTGCAGAACGGCTTGCTGCCGGTGCGTCTAGACGCTGCGTCGATCGACACGCTGGCGGCTGTCGCAGCGAATGGCGTGCCGCTCGAAGTCGATCTGCGCGCGCTGGAGATTCGCGCGAGTGGACTGGCGCCGGTGTCTTTCGACTTCGATCCGTCGCGCCGCGCGGTGCTGCTCGAAGGACTCGACGAGGTCGACCAGACGCTGCGCCTCGCCGACGAGATTGCCGCTTTCCGCCGCGAAGATCGCGCGAGGCGTGCCTGGGCTTACCTGCCGCGATAG
- a CDS encoding isocitrate lyase/PEP mutase family protein, with protein sequence MSRSARFRELLKSPPFVCLGAHDALTAKLAEQAGAKAIYVSGFAASGILAGEPDVGLLTQTEMFEHIRRICRVTSLPVFADADTGYGGILDVQRTIRLWEEAGASVLHLEDQAVPKKCGHFAGKQVIPKEEMQARLRAMLAARTDPDFFVVARTDAIAVTGLDDAIDRLTAYAEAGADGLYADAPESVEQMRELVRRLKPLGKPILFNMARTGKSPFLTLDEVYRIGFDYTLCPIESMLATHKAVKEMMEIFLREGSTDAVADRLTSFKDFNRFVGLDEAVAVEASYNVSTIAPEPKVDAA encoded by the coding sequence GTGAGCCGTTCCGCACGTTTCAGAGAGTTGTTGAAATCGCCGCCCTTCGTTTGTCTTGGCGCGCACGACGCGTTGACCGCGAAGCTGGCCGAGCAGGCGGGCGCGAAAGCGATCTACGTCAGCGGCTTTGCGGCGTCGGGCATTCTGGCCGGCGAGCCGGACGTCGGCTTGTTGACGCAGACGGAAATGTTCGAACACATCCGCCGGATCTGTCGCGTGACTTCATTGCCCGTGTTCGCCGACGCCGATACCGGCTATGGCGGCATTCTCGACGTGCAACGGACGATTCGTCTGTGGGAAGAGGCGGGCGCATCGGTGTTGCATCTGGAGGATCAGGCGGTACCGAAGAAATGCGGCCACTTCGCGGGCAAGCAGGTGATTCCGAAGGAAGAGATGCAGGCGAGGCTGCGCGCGATGCTGGCCGCGCGCACCGATCCGGATTTCTTCGTCGTCGCGCGCACGGACGCGATTGCCGTGACCGGACTCGACGACGCGATCGACCGGCTCACCGCCTATGCCGAGGCTGGCGCGGATGGCTTGTATGCGGACGCACCGGAAAGTGTCGAGCAGATGCGCGAGCTGGTGCGCCGCCTGAAGCCGCTCGGCAAACCGATCCTGTTCAACATGGCGCGCACCGGCAAGAGCCCCTTTCTGACGCTCGACGAGGTGTACCGGATCGGCTTCGACTACACGCTGTGTCCGATCGAATCGATGCTGGCCACGCACAAGGCGGTGAAGGAGATGATGGAAATCTTCCTGCGCGAAGGTTCGACCGACGCGGTGGCGGACCGGCTGACTTCGTTCAAGGACTTCAACCGCTTTGTCGGTCTCGACGAAGCGGTGGCCGTGGAAGCTTCGTATAACGTGAGTACGATCGCGCCTGAACCTAAAGTCGACGCGGCCTGA